The Arachis ipaensis cultivar K30076 chromosome B05, Araip1.1, whole genome shotgun sequence nucleotide sequence GTGACTAACCCCAGAatcccattgttgttgttgttgttggtacCAAACTCAAACAGTGTCCAATTCAACTTTGATTCCCGACCCCTATATACTTATTAAGAATTCAAAAGGGAATGCGACTAACCCTAGTCAGCACTCACCAGTCACCACAAATCAGCAGCACCCTAGTCCACCGAAACGGACACCTATACCTACACTCATGGGCCTAACTTCGAATATTcgcccaattacaatttttttagTGTCTTAGACCAAAAATTATGACATGTGCAAAAATATTTATTCAATACACCCTTTATAATAAATATCATTTTGGCTAGCAAAATTGGGTTGATCTAACGAATAACTTATTAGTCTATTTAAACAAATATCAAGACTTCGAATCCTATCTTCGATTCAGGACCAATTAATCATTAGCCTGTTGTTTGCTGGAGTGAATGAtacaatgagaaaaaaaaaacatcatttTGGCTCTTAACAACCAAGCACGCGTTTTAACAACCAATATTttaacaaatagtatttttcatATTTGTTTATTAATAACTATCCCTATAAAAATGTTTTTATGTGAATATAATAACTAAAATACTAACATATATTATGTCTTACACTTACACACATAAGAAAATTGACTGCTTGACCAATCAAGTTGGTTATATTATGATAATAAATTAGTCATACATGTTTGATTATTAAAGTGTTTTAATTTCGATTTCCGTAATGCAGGTATTATGTACATACTTGTTATATAAATTctccaataaaatataaaaactttGGCCGTACCATTTACATCTTGGaatttaaaaataagaataaaaaaatacatttgttttttacttttttacaTTACCCTAGTATTTTATATAGATTGAGTTACAGCCGAGTACGACATGTTCCGATTAACTTTGTATGCTTATTCTTTTTGTAACTTACACTGAAGAATTCAATCAGTTCTTCTGTTTACTTGACCCTAATATCCAGATTCATTCTTGTCAGAAATTGCCATTTATCATCTTCGAAACTTTAATGCCTCGGTTTCCACCTCAGAAGAGAAGGTAAATAAAGTGAACTTGTTGActatctattttatttattgttgTAAAAATATTGTTACAATGTCAGGTAGCCATTAAAATAAGATGAACAAGAAGATTGATTGAAATATAAGTACCGTACCCCTGTGCATTATAACACCACCTATAATAATATTGCATATTACATATACATGTGAGTCTCTCAATCACAGATATAACTTGGATGATTTTTATATACATCTCTtttaattccttcctaaaatctTGGGTAAACCAAATCTTATGGATACCCAATTCAAGTATCCAAGTACAATCAAAttaacatggtaattgtgtataTCCTAAAAATAATGTAGTTTCAACTTTATCACACTATAAGCGATCTACTAACTGAGGAAACTGTTGCAGAAGCCATGTCACAGCCCTGATTATTGCCTGCATTCATATTACATTACAGAAATATTATTTTTGCAACTCAATCAAACTCGGTTCATTAATAGAAAACTATAATTGGaatgaacaaaataaaaaatacacataCCAAAGCTGCATCCCCTGGCTTGATTGCAGGTTCAACACAGTCTCGTCCAtcagtggcggaacttgaaacaaaattttgggggggccagatagaaaataattgtcaaaatatttttaatatgaaccccatttaagataagctcgtctaatctcatctctctggtCGTCCATATCTGTTTTCAGAAAAACCATAACTTGAGATCAATCATAAAAATTCCAAACAATGAGTTGATTAATGTAAGGTAGCTAATGAATGTATCTATCTGAAATTCTGAATTACGTTATTTGTTTGTTGCCATTGATAACCTCCAAACGATAAAAACTGCATCCTCTGCTAAAGGGAAAAGGTTTTCCCTTCCACTCTGCAACCATTTCAAACAGTGAAATGAATAATacaacaattaaagaagcaaataTAGTTGAAATTAGAAGAATATGAGAAGGGACCTAAATGCCATGTGACCCCAACGGAGGAGTGGTCGTTAGTGGACAAATCATCAATCACGAACTGCAGATCCGTGCTGGTTGCGTTCGTGAAATGTCTAAAGAATTCTAGAATCTCCTGCACAATACAAGAGATaataaaccctaattcctaaatcATACAACAACTTGAAAGTGAAATTACCTTACGACCAACAAAGGGACGGGGAAACACGAGGTCTTCGTAGACACAATTGAGGGCAATAAGGTCCTCCACAGAATCGAGGTCGCGGGAATTGATTCCGCCATAGAAATTCCTCACAACATCTGCAGCTGAGTCCACTGCTACTGTGGGAGATTGATTCTTCTCAATAGCCTTACTGATGAGAGCtttcaattttcttgttcttGATGGTAAAAGGGAAGATGCATTGTTAACTGAGTTGAGAAGAGGATTTGTGGAAGAAGATGAACATGGTGAAGTTGGAGACCATGCCGCGAAACGTGTGGAACTCCAACTGGAAATGATCATCGACATTTTTATGGTCCACACTTCTTCACTTGCTCCATAGATTTCGTTTATGAGGTACTAAATTCCTTTGAATTCTCcaagcttttttctttttctttttctttctcttttttttggacTTGTGGTCCATTATAAGCAATACNNNNNNNNNNNNNNNNNNNNNNNNNNNNNNNNNNNNNNNNNNNNNNNNNNNNNNNNNNNNNNNNNNNNNNNNNNNNNNNNNNNNNNNNNNNNNNNNNNNNNNNNNNNNNNNNNNNNNNNNNNNNNNNNNNNNNNNNNNNNNNNNNNNNNNNNNNNNNNNNNNNNNNNNNNNNNNNNNNNNNNNNNNNNNNNNNNNNNNNNNNNNNNNNNNNNNNNNNNNNNNNNNNNNNNNNNNNNNNNNNNNNNNNNNNNNNNNNNNNNNNNNNNNNNNNNNNNNNNNNNNNNNNNNNNNNNNNNNNNNNNNNNNNNNNNNNNNNNNNNNNNNNNNNNNNNNNNNNNNNNNNNNNNNNNNNNNNNNNNNNNNNNNNNNNNNNNNNNNNNNNNNNNNNN carries:
- the LOC107643154 gene encoding uncharacterized protein LOC107643154 (The sequence of the model RefSeq protein was modified relative to this genomic sequence to represent the inferred CDS: added 119 bases not found in genome assembly) yields the protein MSMIISSWSSTRFAAWSPTSPCSSSSTTPLLNSVNNASSRTRKLKALISKAIEKNQSPTVAVDSAADVVRNFYGGINSRDLDSVEDLIALNCVYEDLVFPRPFVGRKEILEFFRHFTNATSTDLQFVIDDLSTNDHSSVGVTWHLEWKGKPFPFSRGCSFYRLEVINGNKQITYGRDCVEPAIKPGDAALAIIRAVTWLLQQFPQLVDRL